A window from Drosophila nasuta strain 15112-1781.00 chromosome 3, ASM2355853v1, whole genome shotgun sequence encodes these proteins:
- the LOC132791392 gene encoding serine/threonine-protein phosphatase alpha-3 isoform-like, whose amino-acid sequence MRKKSDANGTSTRSSVRFQQFAMAANLDINYIISQLINCENPGQGVRLHESQIRHVCTEARILFLREKTLLEIQPPVKICGDVHGQFEDLLRILASSGYPPSTTYLFLGDYVDRGRQSIETLTLLLAYKVRYPHGIWLLRGNHECANINRIYGFYDECKRRYSVKLWRYFVDTYDCMPLAAVVGGRIFCVHGGLSPSLRSFDDILAIKRPCEIPEQGLVCDLLWSDPDDRVLGWSSNDRGVSVTFGADVVKSFCYRMGIDVICRAHQVVEDGYEFFARRQLVTVFSAPNYCGMFDNSGAIMVVNSDLLVSFVILRPTQTVRQTGINPPMLAMGKNRNY is encoded by the coding sequence ATGCGAAAAAAGAGTGATGCAAACGGCACGAGCACACGTTCGTCCGTCAGATTTCAACAATTTGCGATGGCGGCGAATCTCGACAtcaattatataatttcaCAACTAATCAATTGTGAGAATCCCGGCCAGGGCGTTCGACTCCACGAGTCACAAATACGACATGTGTGCACCGAGGCCAGAATTTTGTTTCTGCGAGAGAAAACATTGCTGGAGATACAACCGCCGGTGAAGATATGCGGAGATGTGCACGGACAGTTTGAGGATCTATTGCGTATATTAGCTTCATCGGGATATCCGCCGAGTACAACTTATCTGTTCCTCGGCGACTATGTGGATCGTGGCAGGCAGTCAATAGAAACCCTAACGCTACTGCTCGCCTATAAAGTGCGTTATCCTCATGGAATTTGGCTGCTGCGTGGCAATCATGAGTGCGCCAACATCAATCGCATTTACGGATTCTATGACGAGTGTAAGCGTCGATACTCTGTGAAACTCTGGCGTTACTTTGTGGACACTTATGATTGCATGCCATTGGCTGCGGTGGTGGGTGGACGCATCTTTTGTGTTCACGGTGGTCTGAGTCCGAGTCTGAGAAGCTTCGATGATATTCTAGCTATTAAGCGACCTTGTGAAATCCCGGAACAAGGTCTTGTCTGTGATTTGCTCTGGAGTGATCCCGATGACCGGGTGCTGGGTTGGAGTTCAAATGATCGTGGGGTTAGTGTCACATTCGGCGCGGATGTGGTGAAGAGCTTTTGCTATCGCATGGGCATCGATGTCATCTGTCGTGCCCATCAAGTGGTCGAGGATGGTTATGAGTTCTTTGCGAGGCGGCAATTGGTCACGGTCTTCTCGGCTCCCAATTATTGTGGCATGTTTGACAACTCGGGTGCAATTATGGTGGTCAATAGCGATCTGTTAGTGAGTTTTGTAATATTGCGACCCACTCAAACTGTGCGACAAACGGGTATTAATCCGCCAATGCTGGCAATGGGAAAGAATAGGAATTACTAG